The window GTCGATGATATAGATGCCGTTACGCTCTGTGAAAATATATTTTTTCATTTTAGGGTTCCAACGGCGTGTTTGGTGTCCGAAATGTACACCAGCTTCAAGTAATTGCTTCATTGAAATAACTGACATGATAGTTCCTCCTAATGGTTTTGTTTTCCTCCGCTCATTTCATCTCTACATGAAAACTGTCGAAACAGCACCATCCATGTAAATCCGTGAGCGTGTGTATTAACACCGTTTTATAATATATCATATGTATAGAAGACAATCAAGTTATTCTTGAGTATTTTCATGGAATTTAAGCAGCAAGGCGATTTCAGCCTTTCCTTTATTTAAGCGCTTTGCCATTTCCTCTATCGAAAAACCCTGTTGTTTCATAATCAGAATTTGAAATAGTAATGATTCCTTCAACAATTCATTATTGCTACGTTCCTTTATCAACTCTGTTGCTTGTAATTTCCTCTTTAGTTCATCATGTCTGGTCTCTACCACTTGATTGGTCTTTTCAGGCAAAACATCATTCTCGATTAGTTTATTGTTTTGTTTTTGATAGGCTCTAACGGCCTGTATGTTTACTGCGCTTTCTATTCGTGATGAAAAACCAGGCTTTTCCTGCTTTTGTCCACTTGTTTTACTAGCTTGCTTTGACTCCTCAGCCGATAATGCTTTTTGCAGCTGGTTTACATTTGAGAACTGTTTTTCATTTGTGTCCTTTACACGATTAATAAACCGCTCATTCTCCTCTTTCATTTCCAATAAATAGGAGGACATTAATTCTTCCATTTCCATCATTGTTTTTTTTTGATTCTCGTCCACCTTCACCAATTTATTTTGTCTTAAAAATAAGATAATAATACCCATAAGTGAGATAATATTTAAGATGAAACTAATAATAATAAAAAAAATGGTCATAGAATCCCTCTATCCACTGTAATCAATAATCTTTCCCTTATATGGATGGTGTTCTTGTTGAATTACATCTGTTCCCCTACTTAATTTACTTCTTTTTTTGTGATTTTGATTACGTTCATCTTTCTCCTTCATCCAGTTGGTTTTGCCTGCTTCTTCATTTTTCACGGTCCTGCTTTTATTATGTTCAACATCCTTTTGCACCGCTTCACCGGCATGCTCAACTAAATTCCGTCCCCGTTGTTGAAGCTGCTCCTGTAGCTTCCCCGTATCCATTGTTCTTGGAATCGCAATCTGCATTTCAACAGATTTCATACTCATCCCTTCACGCCCTTTTAGACAATATCCTACTTTCGTAACGCTTGTCTTAGTTTATAGATACATTTAGTGTGAATCTGCGATATTCTTGATGTGGATAAGCCCATAATCTGACCAATTTCGGTTAATGTTAATTCTTCCTGATAAAAAAGACTAATGACTAGCTGCTCGTTCTCATTTAATGTAGAAATAATTCCTGTCATTTCTTCAATGGCTTCATTTTTTAATAGAGTTTGTTCAGGACTCTCTCCTCTCTCATCTTTTATTATAAACGATTGCTTACTCTTATCTTCAGGATCCTCTGGTTGTTCATCAATTGATAACATATTAGCAAAGAATTGCTCGTTCATGATCGCGTATACTTCAGCAACTGTAATATTTAATTCGTCCGCTATTTCCTCTTCTGTCACGTGTCGCAGGTATTTTTGCTCCAGACTTTCTATCACAGCATCTATTTTCTTGGCTTTTTCCCTCGAGCTTCTTGATAACCAATCTTCTTTCCTTAAACCGTCTAGGATTGCACCACGAACACGAAAGGACGCATAGGTTTCAAATTTCAAATCCCTATTTGGATCAAACTTCTCCAATGCATCATATAGACCTATCATTCCTAAACTAGTAAGATCATCCCTCGAAACGGTTTTGGGGAGAGAAACAGAAATTCGCTGCACATGATAACTAACGAGTGATAAATACCTTTTCATCAATATATTCGCAGCATCTTTATCACGACAGGTCACCCATTTATCCCAGTATAGCTGTTCATCAAGCGTTGCTGCATGAACCATCTAATTCCTCCTTTTCCTGAGTAAGCAGCTTTTGTCCTTATGTTTTTCTAAAAAAACCTCTCTCATTCGTTGAGAGAGGAAGGTAGAAAAAATTCAGTCTGTAGCTTAAATAGAGAAAAACTTCACAAGCTTACAAATATGTAATTCCCTTATTAACCGTTTTAATCTGCAGAATACAAGTTTTTGGGTCGAACTCGATTGTACGACCACTATTTCCTCCGACATCTTTTCCTACAATTTCTATATTTAAAGTCAGTAATTGTTGTTTTACTGCTTCAACATTTCGAGGTCCAATTCTCATTAATTCATTCCCCGTAGTAAATTGAAACATTTGGGCACCGCCGGCCATTTTTGCTTTTAGTGCTGTTTTTCTTGCACCTTTTTTGATTAAGCAAGAAACAAGCTCATCTAAGGCTGTATCTGCATATTTGGCTGCCGTAAGTGAACCATTTTTAGCTAGTGATGAATCTGGCAGCATTATATGAGCTAATCCGGCGATTTGCTGCAACTGATCATAGACAACCACACCGACACAGGAACCTAATCCGGACGTACGAATTAAGCCCGGCGCTTTTACAATATTCATATCCGCAATTCCAACTCTTATGATTTGTTGAGGGTTATTCATCTAACGCAACCCCAAGTGATTGAAAAATAGTCTCATATGAATCCGGGTCAGGCAATAGAAAAAAGTGGCCATCCACTCGTTCAATATTTTCAACATTTGTTTCATTCAATGCAGTATCAATCACAATGACATAATCACTAAACTGAGACAGCTCGATGAAGCCATAGCTAATAATAGCACCCAGCATATCAATACTTATTGCTGGAACAGAAGGATATAAATGTAATCTGGTAAAATCCGATAATGAGGTTAAATACGAGCCTGCTAAAATATTTCCTAATTCCTGCAGTGCTGATAATGCGATCTCATCATATGAAAGGGTTTCAAATTCTACCTTAACACCAGTCATTTGCTGAATATATTTATTAGCTTGTTCTAGCGGCAGAACAAAAAACATATGACAGGGAGCATCACCTTCAATTCGTAAATAGACTCCAGCAACCACATTCTCCGCTCCACCGGCCATTTCAATCATTTCATCAAAGGTAACCACTTGGACATTTGGTACCTGCATCTCAATTCTCTTATCTAGAATCATAGAAAGTGCAGTCGCAGCATTTCCTGCGCCAATATTTCCAATTTCTTTTAAAATATCAAGATGAGTTGTTGTAATTTTATCAATAAAATTCATATTTTTATCCTTCTGCTTATAAAATATCGCGGTCCAGAATTTTGTATAAGTCAATAATAATCAATAGTCGATTTTCTACCTTCACTACCCCTTTTACATATTCATCTTCCTCAACACCGACTAAATCCGGAGAGGGCTCAATGGCGGCTTCATTGATATCAATCACATCATTTGCGGCATCCACAACCAAACCGACTTCAATATCATCAAGAGCGACAATGATGATTCTCG of the Bacillus tuaregi genome contains:
- a CDS encoding FliA/WhiG family RNA polymerase sigma factor: MVHAATLDEQLYWDKWVTCRDKDAANILMKRYLSLVSYHVQRISVSLPKTVSRDDLTSLGMIGLYDALEKFDPNRDLKFETYASFRVRGAILDGLRKEDWLSRSSREKAKKIDAVIESLEQKYLRHVTEEEIADELNITVAEVYAIMNEQFFANMLSIDEQPEDPEDKSKQSFIIKDERGESPEQTLLKNEAIEEMTGIISTLNENEQLVISLFYQEELTLTEIGQIMGLSTSRISQIHTKCIYKLRQALRK
- a CDS encoding chemotaxis protein CheD encodes the protein MNNPQQIIRVGIADMNIVKAPGLIRTSGLGSCVGVVVYDQLQQIAGLAHIMLPDSSLAKNGSLTAAKYADTALDELVSCLIKKGARKTALKAKMAGGAQMFQFTTGNELMRIGPRNVEAVKQQLLTLNIEIVGKDVGGNSGRTIEFDPKTCILQIKTVNKGITYL
- a CDS encoding chemotaxis protein CheC — protein: MNFIDKITTTHLDILKEIGNIGAGNAATALSMILDKRIEMQVPNVQVVTFDEMIEMAGGAENVVAGVYLRIEGDAPCHMFFVLPLEQANKYIQQMTGVKVEFETLSYDEIALSALQELGNILAGSYLTSLSDFTRLHLYPSVPAISIDMLGAIISYGFIELSQFSDYVIVIDTALNETNVENIERVDGHFFLLPDPDSYETIFQSLGVALDE